Proteins from a genomic interval of Chloracidobacterium sp.:
- a CDS encoding DUF4376 domain-containing protein: MFIDNDTKLRVNINSPYKGFSRLETPEQRAAANVVEIADPARGDEQFYYNTEQNDAPYLVVTPKSVESIREMLKSKVKAMRDQKEAEGFIYMTKPFDSDERSVARITSAALTAMAVGPTFTVDWTAADNSIVTLDQAAMLGMPAALAMNASALHSAAKAHKTAIDAADFETLTTYDINAGWPV; this comes from the coding sequence ATGTTCATCGACAACGACACAAAACTGCGGGTCAATATCAACTCCCCGTACAAGGGCTTTTCCCGCCTCGAAACGCCTGAACAACGAGCCGCGGCGAACGTGGTGGAGATTGCTGATCCGGCACGCGGCGACGAGCAGTTTTACTACAACACGGAACAGAACGACGCGCCGTATCTGGTCGTCACGCCGAAGTCAGTTGAATCCATCCGCGAAATGCTGAAGTCCAAGGTCAAAGCCATGCGCGACCAGAAGGAAGCCGAAGGCTTTATCTACATGACCAAGCCTTTCGACAGCGACGAGCGCAGCGTGGCGCGGATCACTTCGGCGGCACTGACGGCAATGGCAGTCGGCCCGACCTTCACAGTCGACTGGACTGCGGCGGATAACTCCATCGTTACCCTTGACCAAGCCGCGATGCTCGGTATGCCTGCTGCTCTTGCCATGAACGCCAGCGCACTGCACTCCGCAGCCAAGGCACACAAGACCGCAATCGACGCTGCTGATTTCGAGACACTGACGACTTACGACATCAACGCCGGGTGGCCTGTGTGA
- a CDS encoding HNH endonuclease, with protein MKPINGFSKYLIAEDGTVVGPRGHAISPHLNKGMLAVKIHNDAGKRIAVPIHRAVAEAYIGLQRGLRVRHKDGDTLNNRIENLEIYSPTPTVEQKKAAAKARNDKYRANGGERVKALRYAAGKAFKERLANDPSYADKRAEARRKAIENTRRWQAANPEMVKAHARAVRQRRPHLEVAKVQRRNAAKLCRAVAWADKERINRIYHVARRITEITGIPHHVDHVIPLRGEKVSGLHVPENLSVVAYDYNCSKANRYEV; from the coding sequence ATGAAACCAATCAATGGATTTTCAAAATACCTGATCGCCGAAGACGGTACGGTCGTCGGCCCGCGCGGGCACGCGATATCCCCGCACCTGAACAAAGGGATGCTGGCGGTAAAGATACATAACGACGCTGGCAAACGCATAGCGGTACCTATCCATCGCGCTGTTGCCGAGGCGTACATCGGACTGCAAAGAGGCTTGCGCGTTCGCCACAAAGATGGTGACACGCTGAATAATCGTATTGAGAACCTTGAGATTTATTCGCCGACGCCCACGGTTGAGCAAAAGAAAGCAGCAGCCAAGGCGCGTAATGACAAGTACCGCGCCAATGGTGGAGAGCGCGTAAAAGCGCTTCGCTATGCGGCCGGCAAGGCATTCAAAGAGCGACTTGCGAACGACCCGTCCTACGCGGACAAACGCGCCGAAGCGCGACGCAAGGCAATAGAAAACACCCGGCGGTGGCAAGCAGCCAATCCAGAAATGGTTAAAGCCCATGCGCGAGCCGTCAGGCAACGCAGGCCACATCTTGAGGTGGCAAAGGTTCAGCGCAGGAACGCGGCGAAATTGTGCCGGGCAGTAGCGTGGGCCGACAAAGAACGTATCAATCGGATATATCACGTTGCTCGCCGCATAACCGAAATTACCGGGATTCCGCACCACGTCGATCATGTGATCCCGTTACGCGGCGAGAAGGTTAGCGGGCTGCATGTTCCTGAAAATTTATCGGTCGTTGCATACGACTACAACTGTTCTAAAGCCAATAGGTACGAGGTCTAA